The following are from one region of the Salvia hispanica cultivar TCC Black 2014 chromosome 1, UniMelb_Shisp_WGS_1.0, whole genome shotgun sequence genome:
- the LOC125201085 gene encoding protein ENHANCED DISEASE RESISTANCE 4, which yields MTTQGNVQIRFVKCPRCRKILPELPELPMYKCGGCGITLQAKRRNPETNHTELPSQETDPAEEGQQDNVSGEMEGRSSNADLTDSPKVESSPDEGEIRRLDYFDSSVKLSHNRDALSGSPDITSPRGEGFSSEVRASFRNNRSAERHRGKSEDEHVDSVELSHNRDPSDSLSSSPDMTSPQSEGFSSEVRQSFRNNPLDRSPERFRGKSEDERDKSVEVSRERGASDGLSGCETSPTEVQESSEKIPLGRSPQKCQSNSDDHEEWTAGSNSLDGLPSSGEISLEAEAYTREASEHVEQMKDGESVDGVQNLSEYEDQESGVPERIDENNAVPENEETPRTFLNDQNRESSGEIKHVGPTSPSAMISHEISIASTSAEVVGDGSRGLPVSRSPGTERSMSPKASAPVHAPRSPSRGSLVSFYLTTDDEQLDGSPREVASTFERFNSTKMATDDEQLDGSPREVARTFERFNSTDTLGSSHLGDHSSELNFRHGPAAFYQNSRSYYAYDGSESSYDGIDDQVREHFSHPSRKANDVGHIRAREKLRNGGFSGNVAKSEAERAYRATSPLSREMHIPWHRGQNRTRLDSQGEVSRAPFPSRDHPAGPRPPVHRHNLLPPHPAFKLPEKSSYSNPEKIDLLRTVHHLKDQLERMQFNALPYLEAEREMYADVSHSGPCNRRSDRAKGYGERYNERRMAFSGEAAHFRHQASCSCLHCNQQDWQYRKNGHRAIHADHNCCGSSNSSSPHRYATSEPSSWGRETKPENQRLDEIRRLHLREKYKAAKRHLRPIAGGAPVITCYHCSQLLQLPVDFLLFKKRYHQLMCNACGKVMKFSVVKGTHLVPYVADARAPPPSEAGDYSGGNIQRNMEPVPQSISCKHAESVSYSDEYGRSFCRSCSTEGEASAAIPSIDRAKGDSYDRKMSSGGGYYEDRKLKGVSKEGVESAGPSSRTVAWRNATTSVSEIEELPPLSNSPLHRLMGYSTPSKVFKRG from the exons ATGACTACTCAAGGGAACGTACAAATTCGATTCGTTAAATGCCCAAGGTGCCGGAAGATTCTACCAGAGCTGCCAGAGCTTCCAATGTACAAATGTGGAGGGTGTGGTATTACTCTCCAAG CTAAACGACGAAATCCGGAGACTAACCACACTGAATTACCCTCACAAGAAACAGATCCTGCAGAAGAAGGTCAACAGGATAATGTTTCAGGAGAGATGGAAGGCAGAAGCTCAAATGCTGATTTAACCGATTCTCCAAAAGTTGAATCTTCGCCAGATGAAGGCGAGATACGACGTCTAGATTATTTTGACAGCTCTGTGAAACTCTCTCACAACAGAGATGCTCTCTCTGGTTCACCCGACATTACTAGTCCTCGGGGTGAAGGTTTTTCCTCAGAAGTTCGAGCATCTTTCAGAAACAACAGAAGTGCTGAAAGACATCGAGGCAAATCTGAAGATGAGCATGTCGACTCTGTGGAACTCTCTCACAACAGAGATCCCTCTGACAGTCTTTCTAGTTCACCCGACATGACTAGTCCTCAGAGTGAAGGTTTTTCCTCAGAAGTTCGACAATCTTTCAGAAACAACCCGTTGGATAGAAGTCCTGAAAGATTTCGAGGCAAATCTGAAGATGAACGTGACAAATCTGTGGAAGTCTCTCGCGAAAGAGGTGCCTCTGATGGTCTTTCTGGGTGTGAAACTTCTCCCACCGAAGTTCAAGAATCATCGGAAAAAATCCCTTTAGGCAGAAGCCCTCAAAAATGTCAAAGCAATTCTGATGACCATGAGGAATGGACTGCCGGTTCAAACTCTTTGGATGGACTACCTAGCTCAGGCGAGATCAGTCTCGAGGCTGAAGCATATACCCGAGAAGCCAGTGAACATGTAGAGCAAATGAAAGACGGAGAATCAGTTGATGGAGTTCAGAATTTGTCTGaatatgaagatcaagagagtGGCGTGCCCGAGAGGATTGATGAAAACAATGCTGTAccagaaaatgaagaaacgCCTCGGACCTTCTTAAACGATCAAAATAGAGAATCTAGTGGCGAAATTAAGCATGTCGGACCAACTTCGCCTTCTGCAATGATTTCTCATGAAATCAGCATTGCATCGACATCAGCTGAGGTAGTTGGTGATGGATCCAGAGGCCTTCCTGTTTCTAGAAGCCCGGGTACTGAAAGGAGCATGAGTCCTAAAGCCAGTGCTCCGGTTCACGCTCCTAGGAGCCCCTCAAGAGGGAGTCTTGTGTCATTCTACCTTACGACTGATGATGAACAGCTCGATGGTTCTCCACGAGAAGTTGCCAGTACGTTTGAGAGATTTAACTCTACAAAGATGGCGACTGATGATGAACAGCTTGATGGTTCTCCTAGAGAAGTTGCACGTACGTTTGAGAGATTTAACTCTACAGACACACTTGGAAGTTCACATCTCGGTGACCATAGCTCCGAGCTCAACTTTAGGCATGGACCCGCGGCTTTTTATCAGAACAGCAGGAGCTACTATGCTTATGATGGCAGTGAATCATCTTACGATGGAATTGATGATCAAGTCCGCGAACATTTTTCACATCCCTCGAGAAAGGCTAACGATGTGGGACATATCCGAGCCAGAGAAAAGCTCAGAAATGGTGGATTTAGTGGGAACGTGGCAAAGAGTGAAGCTGAGAGGGCTTATCGGGCAACTAGTCCCTTGAGCCGTGAAATGCACATCCCTTGGCACAGAGGTCAGAATAGGACGAGACTCGATTCACAAGGAGAAGTCTCGAGAGCGCCATTCCCTTCGAGAGATCACCCTGCTGGCCCCAGACCTCCAGTTCATCGGCACAATTTGCTTCCACCCCATCCAGCTTTCAAGTTACCCGAAAAGTCTTCATACTCGAATCCAGAGAAAATCGATCTGTTGAGAACGGTACATCATCTGAAGGATCAGCTTGAGAGGATGCAATTCAATGCACTTCCTTACTTAGAAGCTGAAAGGGAAATGTATGCAGATGTGAGCCATTCAGGTCCATGTAACAGACGAAGCGATCGTGCCAAGGGTTATGGTGAAAGATACAACGAGCGAAGAATGGCTTTCTCGGGCGAGGCTGCACATTTTCGACACCAGGCTAGCTGCTCTTGTTTGCACTGCAATCAGCAAGATTGGCAATACCGTAAAAATGGCCATCGTGCCATCCACGCTGACCATAACTGCTGCGGTAGCTCCAACTCCTCGAGCCCCCACCGTTACGCCACCTCTGAGCCCTCCTCATGGGGCCGTGAGACAAAGCCTGAAAATCAGAGGCTTGATGAGATCAGACGGTTGCACTTGAGGGAGAAATACAAAGCAGCCAAGAGGCACCTCCGTCCCATAGCTGGTGGAGCCCCGGTTATCACTTGTTACCATTGTTCACAACTGCTCCAGCTGCCAGTGGACTTTCTCCTATTCAAGAAAAGGTATCATCAGCTGATGTGCAATGCTTGTGGGAAGGTTATGAAGTTTTCGGTCGTAAAGGGAACTCATCTCGTTCCATACGTTGCTGATGCCCGTGCACCTCCCCCTAGTGAGGCCGGTGACTACAGTGGTGGAAACATCCAGAGAAATATGGAACCGGTGCCCCAATCTATCTCCTGCAAACATGCTGAATCTGTGTCGTACTCTGATGAGTACGGGCGGTCGTTCTGTAGGAGCTGCTCCACGGAGGGAGAGGCCTCAGCTGCCATACCTTCAATTGATCGAGCCAAGGGAGACTCGTACGACAGAAAGATGTCGTCTGGAGGTGGTTATTATGAGGATCGGAAGCTGAAAGGTGTCTCAAAGGAAGGCGTTGAATCAGCTGGTCCTTCATCAAGAACTGTGGCTTGGAGGAATGCGACTACATCGGTCTCAGAGATAGAAGAGCTGCCGCCATTGTCGAATTCTCCACTGCATCGGCTAATGGGGTATTCGACACCGAGCAAAGTGTTCAAACGAGGATGA
- the LOC125200588 gene encoding high-affinity nitrate transporter 3.2: MATNACLVVSLWISCLLATSHATTFSSLQRTIVLTASPQAGQVLKAGEDNITLTWSLNTTFPSGTDSTYKDVTVELCYAPISQKDRGWRKTVDELAKDKTCQHNIVKKPYTSSNTTFTWTVRKDVPGATYFVRAYALDSAGKEVAFGQTTDAHKTTNLFEVEAITGRHVSLDIASACFSAFSILSLLGFFFMDKRKGKSSK, from the exons ATGGCTACCAACGCCTGCCTCGTCGTTTCACTATGGATTTCGTGTTTGCTAGCCACTAGCCATGCCACCACCTTCTCTTCTCTCCAGAGAACAATCGTCCTCACGGCTTCACCTCAAGCCGGACAAG TTTTGAAGGCCGGAGAGGACAACATAACCCTGACATGGTCCCTTAACACCACCTTCCCATCCGGGACTGACTCCACCTACAAAGACGTCACAGTAGAGCTGTGCTATGCTCCGATCAGCCAGAAGGACCGTGGGTGGAGAAAAACGGTCGACGAGTTGGCTAAGGACAAAACTTGCCAGCACAATATTGTCAAAAAGCCATACACTTCTTCTAACACCACCTTCACCTGGACAGTGAGGAAGGATGTTCCCGGTGCCACGTACTTTGTCCGAGCCTACGCCCTCGACTCTGCAGGCAAGGAGGTAGCCTTCGGGCAAACCACCGATGCTCACAAGACGACCAACTTGTTCGAGGTTGAGGCTATCACCGGACGCCATGTGTCGCTCGACATTGCCTCTGCTTGCTTCTCTGCCTTCTCCATTTTGTCCTTGCTTGGATTCTTCTTCATGGACAAGAGGAAGGGCAAGTCATCAAAATGA
- the LOC125200587 gene encoding manganese-dependent ADP-ribose/CDP-alcohol diphosphatase-like isoform X2, giving the protein MSHENGIVTAQEKKPLVSFGVIADVQYADIPDGRSFLGVPRYYRHSLLVLQRAVRSWNEKKVNFAINFGDTIDGFCPKEHSLAAIQRVIDGFGAFDGPVHHMIGNHCLYNLPREKLLPLLNIATQNSRAYYDFSPIPEVRFVVLDGYDISAIGWPQDHPNTIKAVNFLKERNPNSDKNSPNGLVGLERRFLMFNGAVGEEQMEWLDNVLEDATKLNQNVVVCCHLPLDPGASSIESMLWNYDEVMEVIHRYKCVKVCLGGHDHSGGHSVDSHGVHHCVLEAALECPPVRRVEL; this is encoded by the exons ATGAGCCATGAAAATGGGATTGTCACTGCACAAGAGAAGAAGCCTCTTGTTTCTTTTGGGGTGATAGCAGATGTCCAGTATGCCGACATTCCAGATGGCCGTTCGTTTCTTGGTGTCCCTCGGTATTACAGGCACAGCCTGCTCGTGTTGCAAAGAGCAGTTCGGAGTTGGAATGAGAAGAAGGTGAATTTTGCTATTAATTTTGGGGATACCATTGATGGCTTCTGCCCTAAAGAGCATTCTCTAGCTGCCATTCAAAGAGTAATCGATGGATTTGGTGCTTTTGATGGCCCCGTGCATCACATGATTGGCAATCACTGTCTCTACAATCTCCCCCGTGAAAAGCTCCTTCCCTTGTTGAACATTGCTACTCAAAACAGCCGCGCCTATTATGATTTTTCCCCAATACCAGAAGTGCGATTTGTAGTCCTCGATGGTTATGACATCAGTGCTATCGGATGGCCACAGGATCACCCGAACACCATAAAAGCTGTGAACTTTCTGAAGGAGAGGAATCCGAACTCAGACAAGAACAGTCCAAACGGGCTCGTTGGTCTTGAAAGAAGGTTCTTGATGTTCAATGGAGCAGTCGGGGAAGAACAGATGGAATGGCTAGATAACGTTCTTGAGGATGCTACGAAGTTAAACCAGAACGTCGTAGTTTGCTGTCATCTGCCTTTAGATCCCGGTGCATCGTCTATTGAATCAATGCTGTGGAATTATGACGAAGTGATGGAAGTGATACACAGATATAAGTGCGTTAAAGTGTGTCTAGGTGGACACGATCACAGTGGCGGACACTCAGTCGACTCTCATGGCGTGCACCATTGCGTCCTGGAGGCAGCGTTGGAGTGCCCTCCCG TGAGGAGAGTTGaactttga
- the LOC125200587 gene encoding manganese-dependent ADP-ribose/CDP-alcohol diphosphatase-like isoform X1, whose product MSHENGIVTAQEKKPLVSFGVIADVQYADIPDGRSFLGVPRYYRHSLLVLQRAVRSWNEKKVNFAINFGDTIDGFCPKEHSLAAIQRVIDGFGAFDGPVHHMIGNHCLYNLPREKLLPLLNIATQNSRAYYDFSPIPEVRFVVLDGYDISAIGWPQDHPNTIKAVNFLKERNPNSDKNSPNGLVGLERRFLMFNGAVGEEQMEWLDNVLEDATKLNQNVVVCCHLPLDPGASSIESMLWNYDEVMEVIHRYKCVKVCLGGHDHSGGHSVDSHGVHHCVLEAALECPPGTNAFGSIDIFHDRLLLSGADRMESQEMVFSS is encoded by the coding sequence ATGAGCCATGAAAATGGGATTGTCACTGCACAAGAGAAGAAGCCTCTTGTTTCTTTTGGGGTGATAGCAGATGTCCAGTATGCCGACATTCCAGATGGCCGTTCGTTTCTTGGTGTCCCTCGGTATTACAGGCACAGCCTGCTCGTGTTGCAAAGAGCAGTTCGGAGTTGGAATGAGAAGAAGGTGAATTTTGCTATTAATTTTGGGGATACCATTGATGGCTTCTGCCCTAAAGAGCATTCTCTAGCTGCCATTCAAAGAGTAATCGATGGATTTGGTGCTTTTGATGGCCCCGTGCATCACATGATTGGCAATCACTGTCTCTACAATCTCCCCCGTGAAAAGCTCCTTCCCTTGTTGAACATTGCTACTCAAAACAGCCGCGCCTATTATGATTTTTCCCCAATACCAGAAGTGCGATTTGTAGTCCTCGATGGTTATGACATCAGTGCTATCGGATGGCCACAGGATCACCCGAACACCATAAAAGCTGTGAACTTTCTGAAGGAGAGGAATCCGAACTCAGACAAGAACAGTCCAAACGGGCTCGTTGGTCTTGAAAGAAGGTTCTTGATGTTCAATGGAGCAGTCGGGGAAGAACAGATGGAATGGCTAGATAACGTTCTTGAGGATGCTACGAAGTTAAACCAGAACGTCGTAGTTTGCTGTCATCTGCCTTTAGATCCCGGTGCATCGTCTATTGAATCAATGCTGTGGAATTATGACGAAGTGATGGAAGTGATACACAGATATAAGTGCGTTAAAGTGTGTCTAGGTGGACACGATCACAGTGGCGGACACTCAGTCGACTCTCATGGCGTGCACCATTGCGTCCTGGAGGCAGCGTTGGAGTGCCCTCCCGGTACTAATGCTTTTGGATCTATTGATATCTTCCATGATAGATTATTGCTCTCTGGTGCAGATAGAATGGAGAGTCAGGAGATGGTTTTCTCTAGTTAG
- the LOC125212528 gene encoding manganese-dependent ADP-ribose/CDP-alcohol diphosphatase-like — protein MSYGNVIVNAQGKQPLVSFGVISDVQYADIPDGRSFLGVPRYYRHSLLVLQRAVRSWNEKKVKFVINFGDIIDGFCPREKSLSATKKVVGEFSNFSGNVYHMIGNHCLYNLPREKLLPLLNIDGHAYYDFSPVPEVRFVVLDGYDISVIGWPEDHPNRIKANDILKEKNPNVDKNSPEGLVGPPRRFVKFNGAVGEEQMEWLDRVLQDATKLNQIVVVCSHLPLDPRATSFAALMWNYEEVMEVVHRYSCVKVCLAGHTHRDGYVMDSHGVHHRVLAAALECPPGTDAFGSVDIFNDSLFVSGRDRMGDQEMVFN, from the coding sequence ATGAGTTATGGGAATGTGATTGTTAATGCACAAGGGAAGCAGCCTCTTGTTTCCTTTGGGGTGATATCAGATGTACAATATGCTGACATTCCCGATGGCCGCTCGTTTCTTGGCGTTCCGCGCTACTACCGGCACAGTCTGCTCGTGCTGCAGCGAGCAGTCCGGAGTTGGAACGAGAAGAAGGTGAAATTCGTTATTAACTTTGGGGACATCATTGATGGCTTCTGCCCAAGAGAGAAATCTTTGAGTGCCACTAAGAAGGTTGTTGGTGAATTTAGCAACTTCAGTGGCAATGTATATCACATGATAGGCAATCACTGTCTTTACAATCTCCCCCGCGAAAAATTGCTCCCTTTGCTGAACATTGATGGCCACGCGTATTATGATTTTTCCCCGGTGCCAGAGGTCCGGTTTGTGGTGCTCGATGGGTACGACATCAGTGTCATAGGATGGCCCGAGGATCATCCGAACAGAATAAAAGCCAACGACATTCTTAAAGAGAAGAATCCGAATGTGGACAAGAATAGTCCCGAGGGACTTGTTGGGCCGCCCAGGAGGTTCGTTAAGTTCAATGGGGCTGTTGGGGAAGAACAGATGGAGTGGTTGGATCGCGTCCTCCAAGATGCGACAAAGTTGAACCAGATAGTCGTGGTATGCAGCCATCTGCCTCTGGATCCTCGTGCAACGTCTTTTGCTGCGTTGATGTGGAACTACGAGGAGGTTATGGAGGTGGTGCACCGTTACAGCTGTGTGAAGGTCTGTCTGGCTGGCCATACTCATAGAGATGGATACGTGATGGATTCACACGGCGTGCATCACCGGGTTCTTGCTGCAGCCTTGGAGTGCCCTCCTGGGACGGATGCATTTGGCTCGGTCGATATCTTCAACGACAGCTTGTTCGTGTCTGGCAGGGACAGAATGGGAGATCAAGAAATGGTTTTCAATTGA
- the LOC125200775 gene encoding quinolinate synthase, chloroplastic produces the protein MDAAAISMSGVSSSLFCNSKYPKSNPKLSSPPIVRCINSQSWHLNSWSPLKSIARTDFACSAVTSGGDTLTAAAAAKAKVQILVEEFQSINDPVERVKRLIHYTEILPPFGDSMKIADNRVPGCTAQVWLHVEMDDGGRMRFLAESDSEITKGFCACLVWALDGATAEEVLAFKAEDFGALSVAGLNGGKGGYSSSRSNTWHNVLISMQKRTKALVAERDGRPRGEPFPSLIVTADGIQAKGSYAEAQARFLVPDQVKVQELVNLLEEKKIGVVAHFYMDPEVQGVLTAAQKLWPHIHISDSLVMADSAVNMAKAGCKFVTVLGVDFMSENVRAILDQAGFPEVGVYRMSDERIGCSLADAAASPSYMDYLAAGASSVSSPSLHVVYINTSLETKAYTHEVVPTITCTSSNVVPTILQAFAEIPDLNVWYGPDTYMGANIMELFRQMTEMSDEEIASIHPNHNSRSIKSLMPRLHYFQDGTCIVHHLFGHEVVGKINEMYCDAFLTAHFEVPGEMFALAMEAKRRGMGVVGSTQNILDFIKERVLEALDRKVDEHLQFVLGTESGMVTSIVAAVHELLGSRTPQNGAKVSVEIVFPVSSESITRTPGSSLELPIIPGAASGEGCSLHGGCASCPYMKMNSLDSLLKVCHNLPRNKDDLSMYEAGRFSLQTPNGKLIADVGCEPILHMRQFQATKRLPEKLVQQILHNPHSGR, from the exons ATGGACGCAGCTGCCATTTCGATGAGTGGTGTCTCTTCATCGCTCTTCTGCAATTCGAAATACCCTAAATCGAACCCTAAATTATCCTCGCCACCGATTGTTAGATGCATCAATTCGCAGAGCTGGCATCTTAATTCGTGGTCTCCACTGAAATCGATTGCAAGAACCGATTTTGCTTGCTCCGCCGTGACCTCCGGCGGCGATACGCTCACCGCCGCGGCCGCCGCTAAAGCGAAGGTGCAGATCCTCGTCGAGGAGTTCCAATCGATAAACGATCCGGTCGAGCGCGTGAAGAGGCTAATTCACTACACGGAGATCCTCCCTCCTTTCGGCGATTCGATGAAAATCGCGGACAATCGCGTTCCCGGATGCACGGCGCAGGTGTGGCTGCATGTGGAAATGGACGACGGCGGCAGAATGAGGTTTTTGGCGGAGAGTGATTCGGAGATAACAAAGGGATTCTGTGCGTGTTTGGTGTGGGCGCTCGACGGCGCCACAGCGGAGGAGGTTTTAGCCTTCAAAGCTGAGGATTTCGGAGCGCTGAGCGTTGCGGGTTTGAATGGGGGAAAAGGTGGATATTCGAGCAGCAGATCGAATACTTGGCATAATGTGCTGATAAGCATGCAGAAGAGGACGAAAGCGTTGGTGGCGGAGAGAGACGGCCGCCCCCGCGGCGAGCCGTTCCCCTCATTGATTGTGACTGCTGATGGAATTCAGGCGAAAGGAAGCTACGCTGAAGCTCAG GCTAGATTTCTGGTTCCGGATCAGGTAAAAGTTCAAGAGCTAGTGAATTTGCTAGAGGAGAAGAAGATTGGTGTTGTTGCTCACTTTTACATGGACCCCGAGGTTCAAGGCGTTTTAACTGCTGCGCAGAAGCTCTGGCCTCATATTCACATATCTGATTCACTTGTCATGGCGGACTCTGCTGTCAATATGGCTAAAGCTGGCTGCAAATTTGTAACTGTTCTTGGTGTAGATTTCATGTCAGAAAACGTTCGTGCAATCCTCGATCAGGCCGGGTTTCCCGAG GTAGGGGTATACAGGATGTCGGATGAGCGCATTGGATGCTCCTTGGCTGATGCTGCAGCAAGTCCATCATACATGGATTACCTTGCGGCAGGTGCATCTTCTGTTTCTTCTCCCTCTTTGCACGTTGTGTACATTAATACCTCACTTGAGACAAAAGCCTACACTCATGAAGTAGTTCCAACGATAACTTGCACGTCGTCTAATGTCGTGCCAACCATTCTACAG GCGTTTGCAGAAATTCCAGATCTAAATGTATGGTATGGACCTGACACCTACATGGGTGCAAATATCATGGAATTGTTCAGACAGATGACTGAGATGAGTGATGAAGAAATTGCCAGTATACACCCAAACCACAACAGCAGATCTATAAAATCTTTAATGCCCCGTCTTCACTATTTTCAG GACGGAACATGCATTGTTCATCACCTCTTTGGTCATGAAGTTGTTGGCAAAATAAACGAGATGTACTGTGATGCGTTTCTGACTGCACATTTTGAAGTTCCCGGTGAAATGTTCGCCTTAGCAATGGAGGCAAAACGAAGAGGGATGGGAGTGGTGGGTTCCACTCAAAATATATTGGACTTCATTAAAGAGAGAGTACTAGAGGCATTAGATAGAAAGGTCGATGAGCATCTCCAGTTTGTCTTAGGAACCGAATCAGGAATGGTGACCTCAATTGTTGCTGCAGTACATGAGCTCTTGGGATCCCGGACACCCCAAAATGGAGCTAAAGTGAGCGTAGAGATAGTCTTTCCCGTCTCATCAGAGTCGATAACTAGAACACCGGGCTCATCACTGGAACTCCCAATAATACCTGGAGCTGCAAGTGGAGAGGGCTGTTCTCTTCATGGAGGCTGTGCATCGTGTCCTTATATGAAG ATGAATTCTCTTGATTCACTTCTCAAAGTTTGCCACAATTTGCCTCGCAACAAAGATGATCTTTCGATGTATGAAGCTGGGCGGTTCAGTCTGCAAACCCCAAACGGGAAGCTGATTGCAGACGTTGGCTGCGAGCCCATTCTACACATGAGACAGTTTCAG GCTACAAAGAGATTGCCGGAGAAGCTAGTCCAGCAGATCCTCCACAATCCTCACAGCGGAAGATAA